A stretch of the Paenibacillus dendritiformis genome encodes the following:
- a CDS encoding YitT family protein, whose translation MRKNEQLRHIVWMLLGSMLLAFSYYHINFQNHLAEGGFVGLALIGKYTFDWSPALTVLMLDIPVFIAAWFFQGRRFIMNTALATGVFSLTYELCERYSPWVMNFGSNMVLAAVVSGVLTGFAAGIVLRHGGATGGDDIVALLISRLTKISVGTVFMLIDIAVLLVSLFYLPLWDTLYTILAVSIAGKVITWTVQAGVPQRAVPVRSQTAVHHQHG comes from the coding sequence ATGAGGAAAAACGAACAATTACGTCATATTGTATGGATGTTGTTAGGCTCAATGCTGTTGGCTTTCAGCTATTATCACATTAATTTTCAGAATCACCTGGCTGAAGGCGGATTTGTCGGTCTCGCGCTGATCGGAAAATATACATTCGACTGGTCACCCGCGCTGACCGTCCTGATGCTCGATATCCCGGTATTCATCGCCGCTTGGTTCTTCCAGGGGCGAAGGTTCATTATGAACACCGCGCTGGCGACGGGAGTGTTCTCCCTGACTTACGAGCTCTGCGAGCGCTACTCGCCGTGGGTGATGAATTTCGGCAGCAATATGGTGCTGGCGGCGGTCGTATCCGGAGTGCTGACCGGCTTCGCCGCGGGAATCGTGCTCCGCCACGGAGGCGCGACGGGCGGCGACGATATCGTAGCCTTACTCATCAGCCGCTTGACGAAGATAAGTGTCGGCACGGTGTTTATGCTGATCGATATTGCGGTGCTCCTGGTCTCCTTGTTCTATTTGCCGCTGTGGGATACGCTGTATACGATTCTCGCGGTAAGCATTGCGGGCAAGGTCATTACTTGGACCGTACAGGCAGGCGTGCCGCAGCGTGCCGTACCGGTGCGTTCGCAGACAGCTGTTCACCATCAGCATGGTTAA
- a CDS encoding alkaline phosphatase: MTRKLAAIVLATVLACFHVGFPANSADAASTKAKNIIFMVPDGFSPAYAASYRLYKGELSVMDRMLAGMVRTYSANSALTDSAAAATAMATGHKTNNGMIGTTPDGKQRRTILEAAREQGKSTGLVATSSITDATPAAFSSHIASREEESDIAPQQLGNADVLLGGGKTFFLPESMGGKQKSRNLVEEARRSGYTIVEDRTQLQAAKGSKLLGLFAGGDMAPELDREHTNEPSLKEMTAKAIDILRQNKAGFFLLVEGSQIDSAGHYNDAAWAMKDTQAFEEAVALAVDFAQKDGNTLVVVVGDHDTGGMSVGGYGQTDAKLQVLHHVKASGLYMADKLKSDRSNAAEVLKTYAGIDATAAEASKIKNAEDAVHAINGVISERALISWTTYLHTGVDVQIYAFGPGADLFRGLHNNTDLPLLVAQVLHIGFEP; encoded by the coding sequence GGCCAATTCGGCAGACGCGGCCTCGACGAAGGCGAAAAACATTATTTTTATGGTTCCGGACGGCTTTTCACCCGCCTATGCCGCCAGCTACCGCTTATACAAAGGCGAGCTGTCCGTAATGGACCGGATGCTGGCAGGCATGGTGAGAACGTACTCGGCCAATTCGGCGCTAACCGACTCCGCCGCTGCCGCGACGGCGATGGCGACGGGGCACAAGACGAACAACGGGATGATCGGGACGACTCCGGACGGCAAGCAGCGCCGGACGATTCTCGAGGCGGCCCGGGAACAGGGCAAGTCAACCGGTCTGGTCGCCACTTCGAGCATTACCGACGCGACGCCGGCCGCATTTTCGTCGCATATCGCTTCCCGCGAGGAAGAAAGCGACATCGCGCCGCAGCAGCTGGGAAATGCCGATGTCCTGCTGGGAGGGGGCAAGACCTTCTTTCTGCCTGAGTCGATGGGCGGCAAACAAAAGTCGCGCAATCTTGTGGAGGAAGCAAGGCGCAGCGGTTACACCATCGTGGAGGACCGCACTCAACTGCAGGCCGCAAAAGGCAGCAAGCTGCTTGGGTTGTTCGCGGGCGGGGACATGGCCCCCGAGCTTGATCGGGAGCATACGAATGAACCCAGCTTGAAGGAAATGACCGCGAAAGCAATCGATATTCTCCGTCAAAACAAAGCCGGCTTTTTCCTGCTGGTGGAAGGGAGCCAGATCGATTCGGCCGGGCACTACAATGACGCCGCATGGGCCATGAAAGACACGCAGGCTTTCGAAGAGGCGGTCGCGCTGGCGGTCGACTTCGCCCAAAAGGACGGCAACACGTTAGTCGTTGTCGTCGGCGATCATGATACAGGAGGGATGTCGGTCGGCGGATACGGTCAGACGGATGCCAAGCTTCAAGTGCTGCATCATGTCAAAGCATCCGGACTCTATATGGCCGACAAGCTGAAGTCGGACAGAAGCAATGCCGCAGAAGTGCTTAAAACGTATGCGGGCATTGATGCGACTGCTGCGGAAGCGAGCAAAATCAAGAACGCCGAAGATGCGGTCCATGCCATTAACGGCGTCATTAGCGAACGTGCCTTGATATCCTGGACAACCTATTTGCACACCGGCGTCGACGTGCAGATCTATGCATTCGGCCCGGGGGCGGATTTGTTCCGGGGATTGCACAACAATACGGATTTGCCGCTTCTCGTCGCGCAAGTCCTGCATATCGGGTTCGAGCCGTAG
- the hmpA gene encoding NO-inducible flavohemoprotein has translation MLTPRTIEIVKATVPVLEAHGQQITTRFYEMMFSNHPELLNIFNHANQRQGRQSQALASAIYAAAAHIDRLEDIMPVVKQIGHKHRALHIQPEHYPIVGKHLLLAIKDVLRDAATDDILEAWAEAYGVIADIFIQVERDMYQAAAEAEGGWEGFRSFRVVRKAPESDVIASFYLQPEDGGAISSYLPGQYITVRVKPEGSENTHLRHYSLSQAPGGETYRISVKREGGDDHSPAGIVSCYLHDVVQEGDRLELTAPAGDFTLRTGLSSPVVLLSGGVGITPMMSMLHALAKHEPQRDVYFIHSARNRQVHAFHDEIRSLTEANERIRSFVCYERAEAGDTCERQGFIDETWLASALPAELWQRADTYFCGPVPFMKAVYRALPGLGVAPERIHYEFFGPAGVLEEA, from the coding sequence ATGCTGACACCGCGCACCATTGAGATTGTGAAGGCGACTGTACCCGTTCTGGAAGCGCATGGCCAACAGATTACGACGCGGTTCTATGAGATGATGTTCTCGAACCATCCCGAGCTGCTCAATATTTTCAATCACGCGAACCAGCGTCAGGGCCGCCAGTCGCAGGCGCTCGCCTCGGCTATTTATGCCGCGGCCGCGCATATCGACCGCCTGGAGGACATTATGCCGGTCGTGAAGCAGATCGGCCACAAGCACCGGGCCCTCCATATTCAACCGGAGCATTACCCGATTGTCGGGAAGCATCTGCTGCTGGCCATCAAGGATGTGCTTCGGGATGCGGCGACCGATGACATTTTGGAGGCCTGGGCAGAGGCGTACGGCGTCATCGCCGATATTTTCATCCAGGTGGAGCGCGATATGTATCAGGCGGCGGCCGAGGCGGAAGGCGGCTGGGAAGGCTTCCGCAGCTTCCGCGTCGTCCGCAAGGCGCCGGAATCGGATGTCATTGCGTCGTTCTATCTTCAGCCGGAAGACGGCGGCGCCATCTCTTCTTATCTTCCGGGACAGTATATTACGGTACGGGTGAAGCCGGAGGGTTCGGAGAATACGCATTTGCGCCATTACAGCCTGTCCCAGGCTCCAGGGGGGGAGACCTACCGCATCAGCGTCAAGCGCGAGGGCGGCGATGATCATTCCCCTGCCGGCATCGTATCGTGCTATCTGCATGACGTTGTGCAGGAAGGCGATCGGCTGGAGCTGACGGCGCCGGCCGGCGACTTCACGCTGCGTACAGGGCTCTCGTCCCCGGTCGTGCTCCTCAGCGGCGGGGTAGGCATCACGCCTATGATGAGCATGCTGCATGCGCTGGCGAAGCATGAGCCGCAACGGGACGTTTATTTCATTCATTCCGCGCGGAACCGCCAGGTGCATGCGTTCCATGACGAGATTCGCTCCTTGACGGAAGCGAATGAACGCATTCGGAGCTTCGTCTGCTACGAGCGCGCCGAGGCGGGCGACACTTGTGAACGCCAAGGATTCATTGACGAGACATGGCTGGCATCCGCGTTGCCGGCCGAGTTGTGGCAGCGGGCGGATACGTACTTCTGCGGGCCGGTGCCGTTCATGAAGGCCGTCTATCGGGCTCTGCCCGGACTGGGGGTTGCCCCCGAGCGAATTCATTACGAGTTCTTCGGACCGGCCGGGGTATTGGAGGAAGCGTAA